In Actinomyces sp. zg-332, the following proteins share a genomic window:
- the tig gene encoding trigger factor: MKTTVERLEPTKVKLNVEVPVSEIQKEIDVAYKEIAKQINIPGFRRGKIPPRVVDSRVGFSAVVEQATRLAMPHLYDTAIAEANVVPMGQPDVEVTQAPGAEGKGRDADLVFVATVEVRPEIELPNLDGLEVTVDTISVSDEEIDDELLALRKRFGTLKGVERPVEEGDFVSIDLTATIKGEQVDSVAGYSYEVGSKSMLEGLDEALLGLEVGKKKKFKSELVGGAHAGKKADINIVVKAVKEQELPEVDEEFVQLASEHDTVEELRSELSSKIAERKETERALQARDKVFELVKEKIEKFPVPTDIVSAELKARVPQNMKKAEKEKVREEIEQTLREQILLDVLAEEEKIEVSQRELLEYMFQMAQAYGIDPSQILQSSSSEQMRMMVADITRNKSLVSVLRKTTVKDTDGNVVDLSEFTKDAAEDEETAEETE; encoded by the coding sequence GTGAAAACGACCGTGGAAAGACTAGAACCTACAAAGGTCAAACTAAACGTTGAGGTTCCAGTAAGTGAAATTCAAAAAGAAATCGATGTAGCTTATAAAGAAATTGCTAAGCAAATCAATATCCCAGGTTTCCGTCGTGGAAAGATCCCACCACGAGTTGTAGATAGCCGTGTTGGATTTAGTGCAGTAGTTGAGCAAGCTACACGACTAGCAATGCCACATTTGTACGACACAGCAATTGCTGAAGCAAATGTTGTGCCAATGGGACAACCAGATGTTGAAGTTACTCAGGCCCCAGGTGCTGAAGGTAAGGGACGCGATGCTGACCTAGTATTCGTAGCAACTGTTGAAGTTCGTCCTGAAATTGAACTACCAAACCTAGATGGTCTTGAAGTTACAGTTGACACAATTAGTGTTTCAGATGAAGAAATTGATGACGAATTGCTAGCTCTACGTAAGCGTTTTGGAACACTAAAAGGTGTAGAACGCCCAGTAGAAGAAGGTGACTTCGTATCAATTGACCTAACAGCAACAATTAAGGGTGAACAAGTTGACTCAGTTGCTGGTTACTCATACGAAGTTGGTTCAAAGTCGATGCTAGAAGGCTTGGATGAAGCTCTTCTTGGTCTAGAAGTAGGTAAGAAGAAGAAATTCAAGTCAGAACTAGTTGGTGGCGCTCATGCAGGCAAGAAAGCAGACATTAACATCGTTGTTAAAGCTGTAAAAGAGCAGGAACTACCTGAAGTTGACGAGGAATTTGTACAACTAGCTTCAGAGCATGACACAGTAGAAGAACTACGCAGTGAGTTGTCATCAAAGATTGCTGAACGCAAAGAAACTGAACGTGCATTGCAAGCACGCGACAAGGTATTTGAACTAGTCAAAGAAAAGATTGAAAAGTTCCCAGTACCAACAGATATCGTTTCAGCTGAGCTAAAAGCTCGTGTTCCACAGAACATGAAGAAAGCTGAGAAAGAAAAGGTACGTGAAGAAATCGAACAGACTTTGCGTGAACAAATTCTTCTAGATGTTTTGGCTGAAGAGGAAAAAATTGAGGTTTCACAGCGTGAACTACTAGAATACATGTTCCAGATGGCTCAAGCATACGGAATTGATCCATCACAGATTCTTCAAAGCTCAAGTTCTGAACAAATGCGTATGATGGTTGCTGATATTACACGCAACAAGAGCTTGGTTTCAGTATTGCGTAAGACAACAGTTAAAGACACTGATGGTAACGTCGTTGACCTAAGTGAATTTACTAAAGACGCAGCAGAAGACGAAGAAACTGCTGAAGAAACAGAATAA
- a CDS encoding prealbumin-like fold domain-containing protein yields the protein MRIFKKYKYYLEENKVFRKLIEKKVLTSIMILSLFGTGLLVNPILVHPSPHEDNVQAGFSIIQQFRFEKKLDMTNAPDRTRVPRLSVPFILSEIPKGKEKEYGIGKFADAGQDFFIQKGEFKSGNEAEWEVVTFNPDDAYDEKLTDLIDNHPDNGGAILDHNIRYNWGGLRSSDGVQTAQAGYDSSKPGDDTYTEDRRGWPKDTIAWRCFYEGGGIGAFDDGCQLLLEYSFDTFFYSQVYNLRANIAVTYYATPVQRTLFTHKDVNADGTINSVSKSLWRPKPVRGGYVDENTTDTEALRKAFKRDFLQDDIPTFTELSHKLKDSYTTSNGEPKDYRIRRYLLREGKPTGEDADLIASNNQVKIVDILDYNDNFMIFNSVEEADAYYENISLQGFSSYDDVPNSFIKPVTFVNKYKSEISISKVDENGKPLAGAEFVITPKNSEKVVANWTSDMDVKALRLDEGDYVLKETKTPENYETFGEFGFHVDKNGLIKATENHKNVTVDGSKLTVKNIKIKVSPKDKPNNPPKDEPKKPSNKTLPKTGTDGVNLSLYVGLMALSGTLLLGIGALKGRKEEHSR from the coding sequence ATGAGAATATTCAAGAAGTACAAATACTACTTGGAGGAGAATAAGGTGTTTCGTAAACTAATTGAGAAAAAAGTATTAACTTCTATTATGATACTCTCTTTATTTGGAACGGGTCTGCTTGTGAATCCGATTCTGGTTCATCCATCGCCTCACGAAGATAACGTGCAGGCTGGCTTCAGTATCATCCAGCAGTTTCGGTTTGAGAAGAAATTGGACATGACTAATGCCCCTGACAGAACGAGGGTACCTAGACTCTCCGTTCCTTTTATACTCAGTGAGATACCGAAGGGCAAGGAAAAAGAATATGGCATCGGTAAATTTGCTGATGCGGGACAGGATTTTTTCATTCAAAAGGGTGAATTTAAATCAGGAAATGAAGCGGAATGGGAGGTAGTAACCTTCAACCCGGACGATGCTTATGACGAGAAGCTTACTGATTTAATAGATAATCATCCAGATAATGGGGGCGCCATATTGGATCACAACATAAGATATAACTGGGGAGGATTGAGGTCCAGTGATGGTGTTCAGACCGCACAGGCAGGCTATGATTCGAGCAAACCTGGAGACGATACTTATACAGAAGATAGGCGTGGCTGGCCAAAGGACACTATTGCATGGCGTTGCTTCTATGAAGGTGGAGGGATAGGTGCCTTCGATGATGGCTGTCAGCTTCTGCTCGAGTATTCTTTCGATACTTTCTTTTATTCTCAGGTCTATAATTTACGAGCAAATATAGCCGTGACCTATTATGCAACACCTGTACAAAGAACTTTGTTTACTCATAAGGATGTTAATGCGGATGGAACTATCAATTCGGTATCCAAGTCTTTATGGCGTCCTAAGCCCGTCAGGGGAGGATATGTTGATGAGAATACAACAGATACAGAGGCATTAAGAAAAGCTTTTAAGAGAGATTTTCTACAAGATGATATTCCAACATTTACAGAACTTTCGCATAAATTAAAGGATAGCTATACCACGTCAAATGGAGAGCCAAAAGACTACAGAATAAGGAGATACTTACTTCGAGAAGGGAAGCCTACAGGTGAAGATGCTGATCTGATTGCTTCTAATAATCAGGTCAAAATCGTTGATATATTAGATTATAACGATAATTTCATGATCTTTAACTCCGTAGAAGAAGCGGATGCATACTACGAGAATATCAGTTTGCAGGGTTTTAGCTCATACGATGATGTGCCAAACAGCTTTATCAAGCCTGTAACTTTTGTAAACAAATACAAGTCTGAAATTTCTATCAGCAAGGTGGATGAGAATGGCAAGCCTCTTGCAGGAGCGGAATTCGTAATCACGCCTAAGAATTCTGAAAAGGTAGTTGCAAACTGGACCAGTGACATGGATGTTAAGGCTCTAAGACTTGATGAGGGAGATTATGTTCTTAAAGAGACAAAAACTCCTGAAAACTATGAAACATTCGGCGAATTCGGCTTCCATGTGGATAAGAACGGGTTAATTAAAGCGACAGAAAACCATAAGAATGTAACCGTAGATGGTTCTAAACTTACAGTAAAGAACATCAAAATAAAAGTATCGCCAAAAGACAAGCCGAACAATCCACCAAAAGACGAGCCTAAAAAACCAAGCAATAAAACATTGCCAAAGACAGGAACAGATGGAGTTAATCTATCGCTGTATGTTGGATTAATGGCATTATCAGGTACATTGTTATTGGGAATCGGAGCGTTAAAAGGACGTAAAGAAGAACATAGCCGATAA
- a CDS encoding LPXTG cell wall anchor domain-containing protein — MLRKKAFTALLATTFLMLSSIITVNTANATNIKTKSGDFSSGCVVLWKTKAVLDKNLKDDDAEYPGLTTRLDGSPVIYSNAGYISEVTPSLGGKGIFEANHFFTYNPDKQNWRFPLATDHTIKAGTKVNVDLPDDMTNTVFDRVSTNERMSTWGEPYAKYTWSSYDASKLEAVQTDVAKNIWTLTFKKDIPAGHATVFQFTGDGNTNGRYVASAELEGAYNEGEGTCQYDKDKLPKLPPAPSESKCKVALLGRTVWSPYGSDITSREKFVSNWKTPADGWGEVNADGWGLGSDGWANDGKTATLRLYGAVDKDFQGGTYTATIAQNAVFKAGSVNTFVSPGAGALKGNGYTNVVKDATEPTISPDGKTITFKIGKLPAKSSFSFNVTVQFLRDVKDDTTGQILPMVIHEKMEMSSDKCEQTVETSKWSEEVPTCENPKVTQTRTVTTTPYVWDEDKQMWTTGEPIVKTERRIVSLKATAHCSKEVTPNEPTSKKSVPKAKLAATGIDTSITVTGAGILVFAGALLLAMRRKQD; from the coding sequence GTGTTACGCAAAAAAGCATTCACTGCATTACTTGCCACCACTTTTTTAATGCTTTCAAGCATTATTACTGTTAACACGGCAAATGCAACAAATATTAAAACAAAGTCAGGTGATTTTTCATCTGGATGTGTTGTTTTATGGAAGACTAAAGCTGTTCTTGATAAGAATTTAAAAGATGATGACGCTGAATATCCAGGTTTAACAACTAGGCTTGATGGTTCGCCAGTCATTTACTCAAATGCTGGTTACATTTCAGAAGTTACTCCATCTCTTGGAGGAAAAGGAATATTTGAAGCAAACCACTTCTTTACTTATAATCCAGATAAACAAAACTGGCGTTTTCCACTAGCTACTGATCACACAATTAAAGCTGGCACAAAAGTTAATGTTGATTTGCCAGACGATATGACAAATACTGTTTTTGATCGTGTATCAACAAATGAGCGTATGTCTACTTGGGGTGAACCATACGCTAAATACACTTGGTCCTCATATGACGCATCAAAACTCGAAGCTGTACAAACAGATGTTGCTAAGAATATTTGGACTCTTACATTCAAGAAAGACATACCTGCTGGACACGCAACCGTTTTCCAGTTCACTGGTGACGGTAACACAAATGGTCGTTACGTAGCATCTGCTGAACTTGAAGGTGCATATAATGAAGGTGAAGGTACATGTCAGTATGATAAAGACAAGTTACCAAAGCTACCTCCTGCACCTAGCGAATCAAAATGTAAAGTTGCTTTACTTGGCCGTACTGTTTGGAGTCCATACGGTTCAGATATTACAAGTCGTGAAAAGTTTGTTTCAAACTGGAAGACACCAGCTGATGGTTGGGGTGAAGTCAACGCTGACGGTTGGGGTCTAGGTAGCGATGGCTGGGCAAATGATGGCAAAACAGCTACCCTACGCCTATATGGTGCAGTAGATAAAGATTTCCAAGGAGGAACATATACTGCAACTATTGCTCAGAATGCTGTTTTCAAAGCAGGATCGGTCAATACTTTCGTATCACCTGGAGCAGGAGCGCTTAAAGGTAATGGTTACACCAATGTTGTAAAAGATGCTACTGAGCCAACTATTTCACCAGATGGAAAAACTATCACTTTCAAGATTGGCAAACTACCGGCAAAATCCTCTTTCTCATTTAACGTAACTGTTCAATTTTTACGTGATGTTAAAGATGATACAACTGGACAGATTCTACCTATGGTCATTCATGAAAAGATGGAAATGTCCTCAGATAAGTGCGAACAGACTGTTGAAACTAGCAAGTGGAGTGAAGAAGTTCCAACTTGTGAAAATCCAAAAGTTACTCAAACTCGCACAGTGACAACCACTCCATATGTTTGGGACGAAGATAAACAAATGTGGACTACTGGTGAACCAATTGTAAAGACTGAACGTCGTATCGTAAGTCTAAAAGCTACAGCACATTGCTCTAAAGAAGTTACTCCTAATGAACCTACTTCCAAGAAGTCTGTTCCTAAGGCAAAACTGGCTGCAACAGGTATTGATACGTCAATTACTGTCACAGGTGCTGGAATTCTAGTATTTGCTGGTGCATTGCTTTTAGCCATGCGTCGTAAGCAAGATTAA
- a CDS encoding GHMP family kinase ATP-binding protein: MSIGISSGTYGELWQGPWMDNKGIPHIAILTFPSVLYSTVKLELIPKNSIKKPCPIPSKSRKALLKVIKKFQLDTKIDNYHWSRKTELLTSVGMSSSTADIISTIKAVANIHNILLKPNDFQEILLGIERSDPKMLVAGIGSAIPFENIDYSSYEYIHWIASSLAVNGGINLLKESGVFGGLSTGATYIVAKYLSHKNPNNIYIMPSADTGHRYIKVYEEHYHSEDIPEPLFINRKEELTMPWSYTAWSEKSFPYFINEYSNSKNIYKCSTSYYNKTGDSR, translated from the coding sequence ATGAGTATTGGAATATCTTCTGGTACATACGGAGAACTTTGGCAAGGTCCTTGGATGGACAATAAAGGAATACCACATATTGCAATTCTTACCTTCCCATCCGTACTTTATTCAACAGTAAAATTAGAACTTATTCCTAAAAACTCTATTAAAAAACCTTGTCCTATACCTAGTAAAAGCAGAAAAGCATTATTAAAAGTAATTAAAAAATTTCAGCTTGACACAAAAATTGATAATTACCACTGGAGTAGAAAAACAGAGTTGTTAACAAGTGTAGGTATGTCTAGCTCCACAGCAGATATAATTTCTACTATCAAAGCTGTCGCAAATATACATAATATATTGCTAAAACCAAATGATTTTCAAGAAATTTTGCTAGGAATCGAAAGATCTGATCCAAAAATGCTCGTAGCTGGAATAGGCAGTGCAATACCATTTGAAAATATAGACTATTCTTCGTATGAGTACATTCATTGGATAGCTTCATCACTAGCAGTAAATGGCGGAATTAACTTACTGAAAGAATCTGGAGTTTTTGGAGGTTTATCCACTGGAGCCACGTATATAGTAGCAAAATATCTTTCTCATAAAAATCCAAATAATATTTATATAATGCCATCAGCAGATACTGGACATCGGTATATAAAAGTATACGAAGAACACTACCACTCTGAGGATATACCTGAACCACTTTTTATAAACAGAAAAGAAGAGCTTACGATGCCATGGTCGTATACAGCTTGGAGTGAAAAATCTTTTCCTTATTTCATTAATGAATACTCTAATTCTAAAAATATTTATAAATGTTCTACCTCATACTATAACAAAACTGGAGATTCGAGATGA
- a CDS encoding ATP-grasp domain-containing protein: MTPKTLVALEAMSNVNVMADITNEYGYNFTLLTYDPSLYSGLENVNVVVLQTHDSSKVEEYVQENIDTIYNIFSVTDTWGLLAARLREKYAFPSFIKSQDLTQFRNKSWVQSKIENFQQETNIGWPRICKPINGTGKIGVKLLYSEEEYKKFIAEIDDHNEYMTQPFYKGPLYSAEVWKSKDNFTFFGITNCIISKPPFFLEETKAFPWAANSSWENSVKEWTLSILETLNYNLGLAHIEFIESSDGFKLIEINARMAGALITPSILESTNYNPYRYTVEQAIGITPSIPIERQIYKGYAHTSIYAHKTGYIQSISGLEEIKNYPGNPTWFPSKSIKEKVREIGTYKARIGNLLVTAPTAELAQDRAITIASHIEVEIE, translated from the coding sequence ATGACACCAAAAACTTTAGTAGCATTAGAGGCAATGTCAAATGTAAACGTAATGGCTGATATAACAAATGAATACGGATATAATTTCACTTTACTAACTTACGATCCAAGTTTATATTCAGGACTAGAAAACGTAAACGTTGTCGTATTACAAACCCATGACTCTTCAAAAGTAGAAGAGTATGTACAAGAAAATATAGACACTATTTACAATATTTTCAGCGTTACAGACACTTGGGGTCTACTAGCAGCAAGACTACGAGAAAAGTATGCTTTCCCTTCTTTCATTAAAAGTCAAGACCTCACACAGTTCAGAAATAAAAGTTGGGTACAATCTAAAATAGAGAATTTCCAACAAGAAACAAATATAGGTTGGCCAAGAATTTGCAAACCTATAAATGGTACAGGCAAAATCGGTGTAAAGCTTTTATATTCAGAAGAAGAGTATAAAAAATTTATAGCAGAAATAGATGATCACAATGAGTATATGACACAACCTTTCTACAAAGGTCCACTTTACTCAGCTGAAGTTTGGAAAAGCAAAGACAACTTCACATTTTTTGGTATAACTAATTGTATTATTTCCAAACCACCATTTTTTCTTGAAGAAACAAAAGCTTTTCCTTGGGCAGCTAATTCATCTTGGGAAAACAGTGTAAAAGAATGGACTCTTAGTATCTTAGAAACATTAAACTACAACTTGGGTTTAGCACATATAGAGTTCATTGAAAGTAGTGACGGTTTCAAACTTATTGAGATAAATGCTCGAATGGCAGGGGCTTTAATCACTCCGAGCATATTAGAAAGTACTAATTATAATCCGTACCGTTACACAGTGGAACAAGCAATCGGTATAACTCCAAGTATCCCTATAGAAAGGCAAATATATAAGGGATATGCTCACACTAGTATTTATGCTCATAAAACTGGCTATATACAATCAATTTCTGGTTTAGAAGAGATAAAAAACTATCCTGGTAATCCTACTTGGTTTCCATCAAAAAGCATAAAAGAAAAAGTAAGAGAAATTGGCACCTATAAAGCTAGAATAGGAAATTTACTTGTAACTGCACCAACTGCTGAGTTGGCACAAGATAGAGCAATTACTATAGCAAGTCATATAGAGGTGGAAATTGAGTAA
- a CDS encoding MFS transporter, with product MSNLVSKPVSVSTTLLMVSICISGITTFMLYPLLTINLLKYGLSTKEIGLVLGVLGGIGSILSLLIGFINEKIGSKPVAVFGLLLRSAGMSVFIWENDFLLYILGASIASIGSSSTALALKTELLRRSTNRRLITIRSIAINLGATTGPMIGAALYWKFDFSFIVECSIASYILLAIIISLIHFNPSESSFQKKNQSKLPDNRKNIKINTQSTNKSLIEKKVLYSILGLTAIYWIIYSQWAIIVPILAKEALNEKFGSGFIYSLNAITILILQYPILVHAFKNIRDSFILFTGFVLIMFSSILLLLPISWVIVILFAIIFTFGEMLISPTLDSITAKASAKNRNLTRTFGFTTCICGIASLLGSFLIGLLISIHNYTSDILFLTIPTTCLALILSMFIVRNEVNENELVTN from the coding sequence TTGAGTAATTTAGTTTCTAAGCCCGTTTCAGTCAGCACTACCCTATTAATGGTTAGCATTTGTATATCGGGAATCACAACTTTTATGTTATACCCTCTACTAACTATTAACCTTTTAAAATACGGACTATCAACAAAAGAAATAGGACTAGTTTTAGGTGTTCTTGGAGGTATAGGCTCTATTTTGTCACTTTTAATTGGATTCATAAATGAAAAAATTGGCTCTAAACCTGTTGCAGTATTTGGATTACTTTTGCGTTCAGCTGGAATGAGTGTTTTCATTTGGGAAAACGACTTTTTATTGTACATACTTGGAGCTAGTATAGCTTCTATAGGTAGTTCTTCAACAGCACTAGCTTTAAAAACAGAGCTTCTTCGACGATCTACTAATCGCAGATTAATAACTATTCGTTCAATTGCTATTAATCTTGGCGCAACAACTGGACCTATGATTGGTGCAGCTTTGTATTGGAAATTCGATTTTAGTTTTATCGTTGAATGCTCAATTGCTTCTTATATACTACTAGCAATAATTATCTCCTTAATACATTTTAATCCTAGCGAATCTTCGTTTCAAAAGAAAAATCAAAGTAAACTACCTGACAATAGGAAAAATATAAAAATAAATACGCAAAGTACTAATAAATCACTTATAGAAAAGAAAGTATTATATTCAATTTTAGGTTTAACAGCTATCTATTGGATTATTTACTCCCAATGGGCAATTATTGTTCCTATACTTGCAAAAGAAGCATTAAATGAAAAATTTGGATCTGGTTTTATATATTCATTAAATGCTATAACCATACTTATTTTACAGTACCCGATTTTAGTTCATGCTTTTAAAAATATAAGAGATTCATTTATACTATTCACAGGCTTTGTACTAATAATGTTCTCAAGTATCCTTTTACTGTTACCTATTTCATGGGTAATTGTTATTTTATTCGCAATTATTTTTACTTTTGGTGAAATGCTTATCAGCCCTACCTTAGATTCTATTACTGCCAAAGCAAGTGCTAAAAATCGTAATTTAACAAGAACTTTTGGATTTACAACTTGTATATGTGGTATAGCTTCCTTATTAGGATCATTTTTAATTGGTTTACTTATTTCAATACATAACTATACATCCGACATACTATTCCTAACAATTCCAACAACCTGTTTAGCATTGATACTTTCAATGTTCATTGTACGAAACGAGGTAAACGAAAATGAACTTGTTACTAATTAA
- a CDS encoding ATP-grasp domain-containing protein, whose amino-acid sequence MNLLLINPREEVIKSALQAGSTPIVILSCDSEKDFITKYGIQLIHCDNTLDPLVITRAIINVGIKPCDANTVCIGFGDDTSQVASLVNSSMNFANGKYSHVFELELMRNKPLFRSLVNKNLAYLSGNFKVISVKSQLLETFIDFGNKGVVAKPLYGSGSKNVQRFDNISKLQNSLDSLSFPLLVEEVFHGKEYSVETLSWDGKHYPIIVTEKVTGGVSGLVEIAQKQPASISYKQKEALFTAASNILNLVGYKFGLSHIEFMINEESVKVIEAHGRVGGDRIADLMGYSTGMNAFERLFRAYENDNVDEIKYTSKEASIHFVELTDEKVQDSDWLKTVLSKNDVVDAQILLPKEKRGSILSSKDRHAFYICISDGEEN is encoded by the coding sequence ATGAACTTGTTACTAATTAATCCACGTGAAGAAGTAATAAAATCTGCATTACAAGCCGGTAGTACACCAATAGTAATTTTGTCATGTGATAGCGAAAAAGATTTCATAACAAAATATGGTATTCAACTTATCCACTGTGACAATACACTTGATCCTTTAGTTATTACTAGAGCAATTATTAACGTAGGTATAAAACCGTGTGATGCTAATACTGTTTGTATTGGTTTTGGTGATGACACATCACAAGTGGCTTCTTTAGTAAACTCTTCCATGAATTTTGCCAATGGAAAGTACTCTCACGTTTTCGAACTTGAGCTAATGCGAAATAAACCTCTTTTTCGATCTTTAGTAAATAAAAATCTTGCCTATCTATCTGGTAATTTCAAAGTTATATCAGTTAAAAGCCAACTATTGGAAACATTTATTGACTTTGGAAATAAAGGCGTTGTTGCTAAGCCTCTTTATGGTTCAGGAAGTAAAAATGTTCAAAGATTTGATAATATCTCAAAGTTGCAAAATTCACTAGATTCGCTCTCCTTCCCTTTGCTTGTAGAAGAAGTATTTCATGGCAAAGAGTACTCGGTAGAAACTTTATCTTGGGATGGCAAGCATTATCCAATAATAGTTACAGAAAAAGTAACAGGTGGTGTAAGTGGCTTAGTCGAAATCGCTCAAAAACAACCTGCTTCAATTTCTTATAAACAAAAGGAAGCACTTTTTACTGCAGCTTCTAATATATTAAACCTTGTTGGATACAAGTTTGGTCTATCTCACATTGAATTTATGATAAATGAAGAATCAGTAAAGGTTATTGAAGCCCATGGACGTGTAGGCGGAGATAGAATAGCTGATTTAATGGGATACTCCACAGGAATGAACGCTTTCGAAAGGCTTTTTAGAGCCTATGAAAATGACAATGTAGATGAAATAAAATACACCTCTAAAGAAGCATCAATACATTTCGTTGAACTAACTGATGAAAAAGTACAAGATAGTGATTGGCTAAAAACTGTACTTTCTAAAAATGATGTTGTAGATGCACAAATATTACTCCCTAAAGAAAAACGTGGAAGTATTTTATCTTCAAAAGACAGACACGCATTTTACATTTGTATTTCAGATGGTGAAGAAAACTAG
- a CDS encoding ATP-grasp domain-containing protein has protein sequence MKILVLVLQSDFYEPVNNFFIPQSLTELNHSVFLGDVNSLQILNGQVITRIAKFKNSKVGEKHVFMEEYHSCEDFDLCWLLDYSHPNKIDDFFRILWVLEGRIKFVNLPSSIFFLNNKIGMQRLSESKFYNNSVLLDSDKIVSIVDKSPPEEKWVIKAPNKGCGADVFVLHSEDKNKKAIIESAVGNPKQLYEMYGKTIHGFAEQYAVLQKYIPNLDKTESRVLLAGGKILGGYRKIPAKGDFRGNYLIGGKCTPLELNNDTQNLSLKIAKELMKFGINFAGIDIAYPHLIELNLVNPGGISGHLEATGEDIGKEVCKAVLEKV, from the coding sequence ATGAAAATTTTAGTTTTAGTTCTGCAAAGTGATTTTTATGAACCAGTAAATAACTTCTTTATCCCACAATCATTAACCGAATTAAACCACAGTGTTTTTCTTGGTGATGTAAATTCACTACAAATATTAAACGGGCAAGTCATTACACGTATCGCAAAATTTAAAAACTCTAAAGTAGGCGAAAAACATGTTTTTATGGAAGAGTACCATTCTTGCGAAGATTTTGATTTATGTTGGTTACTTGATTATTCTCATCCTAATAAAATAGATGACTTTTTCCGTATTCTATGGGTACTAGAAGGACGTATAAAGTTTGTAAACTTACCATCTTCTATTTTCTTTCTTAATAATAAGATTGGTATGCAAAGACTTTCAGAAAGCAAGTTTTACAATAACAGTGTTCTACTCGACAGCGATAAAATAGTATCCATAGTAGATAAATCACCTCCAGAAGAAAAGTGGGTAATTAAAGCACCTAATAAAGGATGTGGTGCTGATGTTTTTGTCTTACATTCTGAAGATAAAAACAAAAAAGCAATAATTGAATCAGCTGTAGGTAATCCTAAACAACTGTATGAGATGTATGGTAAAACAATACATGGCTTTGCTGAGCAATACGCAGTCTTACAAAAATATATTCCTAATTTAGACAAAACAGAAAGTAGAGTTTTGCTCGCTGGAGGAAAAATATTAGGCGGTTATAGAAAAATACCTGCTAAAGGAGATTTTAGGGGTAATTATCTCATTGGCGGTAAATGTACTCCACTTGAGCTTAACAACGATACACAAAATTTATCACTAAAAATTGCTAAAGAATTAATGAAGTTTGGAATCAACTTTGCAGGAATTGACATAGCATATCCTCATCTTATTGAACTAAATTTAGTAAATCCAGGAGGAATAAGCGGACATTTAGAAGCAACAGGTGAAGATATCGGTAAAGAAGTTTGCAAAGCAGTTTTGGAAAAAGTATGA